DNA from Asticcacaulis sp. ZE23SCel15:
ACAGCTCGTCAAATCGAAGCTGCCCGTCGTGCGATCACCCGCCAAATGAAGCGTCAAGGCCGCGTTTGGATCCGTATTTTCCCTGACCTGCCGGTCACGGGTAAGCCTGCCGAAGTCCGTATGGGTAAAGGTAAGGGTGCGGTGGATTACTGGGCTGCTCGCGTGGCTCCGGGTCGCATTCTGTTTGAAATCGACGGCGTGCCGGACGATATCGCTCGCGAAGCTCTGCGCCTCGGCGCGGCCAAGCTGCCGGTTCGTACCCGCGTCGTGACCCGCCTTGATGCCGGCATTGCGCCGGTCGCTGAGGCTGCGGAGTAGGATCATGACCAAGATTGCTGACCTGCGGGGCAAGACCCCTGACCAATTGCACGAAGAACTGCTCAATCTGAAGAAAGAGCAATTCAACCTGCGTTTCCAGAAGGCTACTGGCCAGATGGAAAAGACTCACCGTGTAGACGAAGTCCGTAAGGACATCGCCCGCATTAAGACCCTTTTGACGGCCCAAAAAGCCTAAGGAGAGACCATGCCCAAGCGTATTCTGGAAGGTCTGGTTGTTTCCGATAAGGGCGACAAGACCATCGTTGTTAAGGTTGAACGCACCGTTCTGCACCCGCTCTTGAAAAAGACGGTTCGCGTATCGAAGCGCTACCACGCCCACGACGAAGCTAACACCTACAAGGCTGGCGAAACCGCACGCATCATCGAATGTGCGCCTAAGTCGAAGCTGAAGACCTGGGAAGTGCTTCCTAAAGAAGCCTAATTTTCCGGGTTGCGATATTTGCGGGATGGTTTCAGCGTGCTGAAATACCTTCCGCAAGCGTAATTTGAGAGAATGCTCGCGGAAAAGCCGGTCGTCGGTAGCTCCGTGGGCATTTTCTGTTTGCTTATTCGTTGGAAATAGGGTTTAAGCCCGGTTCCCAAAGATTTTTCGGTATAGCGTTGTGGTCTGCTTTGCCCGCAAAACCTGCCGAAAAAGAAATTCAAATCATGAGTAGGGGCCTGCCCTGACCGCGTGATTTGCTCGTATCGTTTCAAACCAGAGTACACCTAAGCGACAGCGAAGGGTTTTGGTTTGGGTTTCAAGGAAGTTTGAACATGATTCAGATGCAAACTAACCTGGATGTTGCCGATAATTCCGGCGCACGCCGGGTCATGTGCATCAAGGTGTTGGGTGGCTCTAAGCGCCGCTACGCCTCGGTGGGTGACCTGATCGTCGTTTCCGTTAAGGAAGCGATTCCGCGTGGTCGCGTGAAGAAGGGTGATGTGCTGCGCGCCATCGTCGTTCGCACCGCGAAAGACATCCAGCGTAAAGACGGATCGGTGATCCGTTTCGACACCAATGCTGCCGTGATCGTCAATAAGTCGTCCGAGCCCGTTGGCACCCGTATCTTCGGCCCGGTTCCGCGCGAATTGCGCGCCAAGAACCACATGAAGATCATTTCGCTGGCACCGGAGGTGATCTGATATGGCTGCGAAGATTAAGAAAAACGACACCGTTGTTGTGTTGACCGGTAAGGACAAAGGCCGTCAGGGCAAGGTCCTTCGGGTGCTGACCGAAGAAAACCGCGTCGTCGTGCAAGGCATTGCTGTGGTTCAACGCCACACCCGCGCCAGCCAGACGAACCCGCAAGGCGGCATCATCAACAAAGAAGCCGCTATCCACGTTTCGAACGTCGCCCACATCGACCCTAAGTCCGGCAAGCCAACCCGCGTTGGTTTCAAGATTGACGGCGACAAGAAGGTGCGCGTCGCCAAGAAGTCCGGTGAGGTCATCAATGGCTGATACGAAGTACACTCCGCGCCTTAAGGCGGTCTATCTTGAGACCATCCGTGAGGCCATGAAGGCTGAGTTCGGTTACACGAACGAAATGCAGGTGCCTAAGCTTGACAAGATCGTTGTCAACATGGGTATCGGCGAGGCTGTGGCTGACTCCAAGAAGGTAAAGGCTGCGATCAAGGATCTGGCCGCTATCACGGGTCAAAAGCCGGCTGAAACCAAGGCTCGTCAATCCATCGCTGGCTTTAAGCTGCGCGAAGGTATGGTGATCGGCGCCAAGGTTACGCTGCGCAAGGATCGCATGTATGAATTCCTCGACCGCCTGATCACGATCGCGCTGCCGCGCGTGAAGGATTTCCGTGGTCTGAACGGTAACTCCTTTGACGGTCGTGGCAACTATGCCATGGGCCTGAAGGAACACATCGTGTTTCCGGAAATCAACTACGACCAAATCGATCAGATGTGGGGCATGGATATCGTTGTCTGCACCACGGCTCCGAGCGACAAGGAAGCTAAGGCGCTTCTGAAGGCGTTCCAGTTCCCGTTCACGTCGTAAGCGGGGAGAGAAAGATATCATGGCAAAGAAAAGCGCAATTAACCGCAACGAGATGGTCAAGAAGCTGGTGGCTCAATATGCCTCTAAGCGCGAAGCCCTCAAAGCGATCGCTGTCGATGAGTCTCTTCCGCTGGAAGAACGCTTCGATGCCCGTCTGAAACTGGCCAAGTTGCCTCGCAACTCAGCGCCCAACCGCATCCGTAACCGCTGCGAAATCACCGGTCGTCCCAGAGCTTTCTATCGTAAGCTTAAGATGAGCCGTATCGCTTTGCGCGAGCTTGGCAACCAGGGACAAGTCCCCGGTCTGACCAAGTCAAGCTGGTAAGGGAGGATTGAAATATGTTCGTTAACGATCCTCTGAGCGACATGATCGCTCGTATCAAGAATGCGGCCATGCGTAAGCGTTCCAGCGTTCTGACCCCGGCCTCCAAGCTGCGCGGTCGCGTGCTCGACGTCCTTAAGGACGAGGGCTATATCCGCGGCTACGAGCTTCTGGAAGTTCCCGGCGAGTTTCCTCAGTTCCAGATTGAACTGAAGTACTTCGACGGTGAGCCGGTCATCGCGGAAATCGCCCGCGTGTCAAAGCCAGGCCGTCGCGTCTATTCGTCGATCAAAGATCTGAAGCCTATCAAGAATGGCCTCGGTATCTCGATCCTGTCCACGCCCAAGGGCGTCATGTCTGACAACGCAGCCCGCGACAATAACGTCGGCGGCGAAGTCCTCTGCCGCGTCTACTAAGACCGGCTGATAGGAAATTAAGACCATGTCTCGGATTGGTAAAAAAGCTATTGCTGTTACGAAGGGCGTGACCATCACGCTCAACGGGCAGGACATTCAGGTCAAGGGCCCCAAGGGGCAACTGGCCTGGACCGTCGTTGAAGAAATCGAAGTCAAGTATGAGGGCGACGAAATCACCGTTGCTCCGCGTGGCGATACTAAGCGTCACAAATCTATGTGGGGCCTCAGCCGCACCCTGATCGCCAATATGGTGAAGGGCGTGACTGACGGCTTCGAGCAGAACCTTGAACTGGTCGGCGTGGGTTACCGCGCCGCCATGAAGGGTACCTCGCTTGAGCTGCAGCTCGGTTTCTCGCACCCGGTCGAAGTGCCGGCGCCTACAGGCGTCACCTTCGTGGTGCCTAAGCAAACCGAAATCAAGATCCAGGGCATCGACAAGCAAGTCGTCGGTGAACTGGCCGCCAAGATCCGCAAAATTCGTCCGCCTGAGCCTTACAAGGCCAAGGGTGTTCGTTATGCCGGCGAAAAGGTTCGCCGCAAGGAAGGCAAGAAGAAGTAAGTCATGGCTCTGTCTCCTCGTGAACAATTGGCTCGTCGCGCGCAACGTAATCGTACGCGCCTCAAGAAGCTCTCCAACGGCCGCCCGCGTTTGTCGGTGTTCCGTTCGGATAAAAACATCTACGCTCAGATCATCGACGATCTGAAGGGCGTGACCGTGGTTGCGGCCTCGTCCCTCGAAGCGTCGACTAAGCGTGGTTCGGACGCCTCCGCCGCCACCGAAGTTGGTAAGCTGGTTGCCCAGCGCGCCATCGAAGCCGGTATCAAAGACGTTGTCTTTGATCGTGGTGGTTACATTTATCATGGCCGGGTGAAGGCGTTGGCAGATGCCGCGCGTGAAGCCGGTCTCAACTTCTAAGGGGTACGTTCATGGCTCGTCCTAGCGAAAACCGCAATGAGCGTCGCGATCGCACCGAAGAACCTTCGGAATTCGTAGAAAAGCTCGTCGCCATCAACCGCGTCGCCGCTACTGTTAAGGGTGGTCGTCGTTTCTCGTTCGCCGCTCTGATGGTCGTTGGTGACCAAAAAGGCCGCGTTGGCTACGGTCACGGTAAGGCCCGTGAAGTGCCGGAAGCTATCCGCAAGGCTACCGAAGAAGCCAAGAAGTCGCTCGTTCGCGTGCCGCTTCGTGAATCCCGCACCCTGCACCACGATGGCTACGGCCGTTGGGGCGCCGGTAAGATCCAGCTTCGCGCGGCCCCTCCGGGCACCGGCGTGATCGCAGGTGGTCCGATGCGTGCGGTGCTTGAAACCCTGGGCGTTTCCGACGTGGTCGGCAAGTCGCTTGGGTCTTCGAACCCTTACAACATGGTGCGCGCCACGTTTGAAGCGCTGAAGGTGCAGTCTTCGCCCCGTCAGATCGCCTCCAAGCGCGGCAAAAAGGTTGGCGACATCCTGACGCGCCGTAACGACGGCGCTTCGTCGCCGGAAGCGATTGAGGGCTAATCATTATGGCACAAGTCACAGTCAAGCAGACGGGTTCGCCCATCCGCCGTACCAAAGATCAGCGCGCAACACTCGCCGGTCTGGGCCTGAACAAGATGGGCCGTGTCTCCACTCTGGAAGATACGCCTTCGGTTCGCGGCATGATCGCCAAGGTGGCTCACCTGATCGAAATCGTAGACTAAACAAATGCCCGGAGGAAACTCCGGGCATTTTGCTATTTATAGAAGCCCTGTTCCGGGTTTTAAAACATCAACGCCGAGTCCGCACCTTGCGGGCGCATTCAGATATGAGGCATAAAATGACAAAATTGAACGAAATCCGCGACAACGAAGGCTCGACCAAGGGCCGTATGCGCGTAGGCCGCGGCCCTGGCTCTGGCAAGGGCAAGACCGCCGGTCGCGGTGTGAAGGGCCAGAAGTCCCGTTCGGGCGTCTCGCTGCTGGGCTTTGAAGGCGGTCAAATGCCGCTGTATATGCGTATGCCTAAGCGCGGTTTCAACAACCCGTTCGCTCTGAAATTCGCTGAAGTTAACCTGTGGCGCCTGCAAGACGCCATCGACGCCGGTAAGATCGATGCCAAGGCTGAGATCACGGGCGCTGTGCTCAAGGCTGCTGGCGTTATCCGTCGTGAGCTTGACGGCGTGCGTCTGCTGGGCGAAGGCGAGCTGAAGTCCAAGGTTACCCTGAACGTCTATTCGGCGACCGCAGGGGCCGTGAAGGCCGTTGAAGCTGCCGGTGGCACCGTGACCCAAAAGCGTCCGGCTAAGAAGTCGGCTGAGTAAGTTATCCACGGGTGATATAAGCCCTTGGGCTGAGGGGCGGGCGCTTTGGTGCGTGCTGCCTCTTGGCCTTTCGGTTTTGTCCGCCTATATCTGCCTGAAGGTCGTGAGTTTGTGTCATCAGATTCTTTTGGGGACTTTCTGATTTTTAAGGGTACTTGATGGCATCGGCTGCTGAACAACTTGCTGCGAATATGAATTTCGGCGCCTTTGCGAAGGCGACGGAGCTTCATAAGCGTCTTCTTTTTACGCTGGGTGCGCTGATTATCTGCCGTCTGGGGACCTATGTGCCCGTTCCCGGCATTGATATGGCTGCGTTTGACCGCGCCTTTTCGGGGCAGTCTCAGGGTATTTTGGGCATGTTTAACATGTTCTCCGGCGGCGCGGTTGAGCGTATGGCCGTATTCGCCCTGAACATCATGCCGTATATTTCCGCGTCGATCATTGTGCAACTCATGGGCTCGATCTATGGCCCGTGGGAAAAGCTGCGCAAGGAAGGCGGGGAGGCGGGCCGCAAGCAGCTTAACCAGTACACCCGTTACCTGACACTGGTTCTGGCCATTGTTCAGTCGTTCTCGATCGCCGCAGGGATGCAGGCATCGGGGCTGGCGCTCAATCCGGGGCCGTTCTTCCTTATCGCGACCGTGACGACGCTGACCGGCGGCACCATGTTCCTGATGTGGCTGGGTGAGCAGATCACCGCGCGCGGCGTCGGTAACGGCTCCTCGATGATCATCTTTACCGGCATTGTCGCGGTTCTGCCGTCGACCATCGCCCAGCTTTTGGCTTTGGCCAAAGAAGGCCAGATCGCGCCGCTGGTGCTGTTGCTGGTCGTCCTGGTGCTGATTGCCACCATCGTCTTTATCGTGTTCATGGAACGCGCCCAGCGCCGTCTGCTGGTGCAGTACCCTAAACGTCAGGTCGGCAACCGCATCATGGGCGGCGATACCTCGTTCATGCCGCTTAAGGTCAATACCGCCGGTGTTATTCCGCCGATCTTTGCCTCGTCGCTGTTGCTGCTGCCGACGACTATCCTGCAATTTGCCGGCTCCAACCCGGATGCCATGCCGACCTGGTTGCAGTGGCTGCCGTCTCTGACGACGCAACTGACCCACGGTCAGCCGTTGTTCATGGCCATCTATGCCGCCCTGATCATCTTCTTCTGTTTCCTGTACACCTCGCTGGTGTTCAATCCGGATGAAACGGCTGAAAACCTGCGTAAATACGGCGGCTTCCTGCCGGGTATCCGTCCGGGCAAGCGCACGGCTGAGTATCTGGATTTCGTTCTGACGCGCATTACCGTGATTGGTGCTGGCTATATCACCATCGTCTGTTTGCTGCCGGAACTGTTGATCTCCAGCCTTGGCAACAGCTTCTACTTTGGCGGTACGTCGATACTGATCGTGGTGTCGGTGACCATGGACACGGTTGCCCAGATCCAGTCGCATCTTTTGGCCCATCAGTATGATGGCCTGATCAAAAAATCGAAAATGAAAGGCGGAGCGCCAAGAACTCCGCGGGGGAGCTCGATGAACCTAATACTTTTCGGGCCGCCTGCGGCCGGTAAGGGCACTCAGGCCAAGCGTCTGGTGGTGGCACGCAACATGGTGCAACTGTCGACCGGTGACATGCTGAGGGCCGCCATTGCTGCCGAAAGCGAACTGGGCCTCAAGGTCAAGGATATTCTGGCCAGCGGCGGCTATGTGGCTGATGAGATCGTCATCGCCCTGATCCGTGAGCGCCTGCCAGAGGCTGAAGCTGCCGGTGGAGCGATCTTTGATGGCTTTCCGCGCACTGTGGCCCAGGCCGAGGCGCTGGACGCGATGCTGGCCGAGCGTGGCAGCCAGATCGATAAGGTCGTGCGCCTGAATGTCGATGAAGCCGCGCTGATTGACCGGATCGAGACGCGCTTTGCCGAGCAGGGCCGTAGCGACGATAATCCCGAAGTATATAAGGAGCGTCTGGCAAAATATAATGCCGAGACCGCGCCGCTTTTGCCCTTCTATGCCGCGCAAGGCAAACTTGCT
Protein-coding regions in this window:
- the rplP gene encoding 50S ribosomal protein L16, encoding MLLPKRTKYRKAFKGRIHGNAKGGFTLNFGSYGLKTVEPERLTARQIEAARRAITRQMKRQGRVWIRIFPDLPVTGKPAEVRMGKGKGAVDYWAARVAPGRILFEIDGVPDDIAREALRLGAAKLPVRTRVVTRLDAGIAPVAEAAE
- the rpmC gene encoding 50S ribosomal protein L29, translating into MTKIADLRGKTPDQLHEELLNLKKEQFNLRFQKATGQMEKTHRVDEVRKDIARIKTLLTAQKA
- the rpsQ gene encoding 30S ribosomal protein S17; the protein is MPKRILEGLVVSDKGDKTIVVKVERTVLHPLLKKTVRVSKRYHAHDEANTYKAGETARIIECAPKSKLKTWEVLPKEA
- the rplN gene encoding 50S ribosomal protein L14 — translated: MIQMQTNLDVADNSGARRVMCIKVLGGSKRRYASVGDLIVVSVKEAIPRGRVKKGDVLRAIVVRTAKDIQRKDGSVIRFDTNAAVIVNKSSEPVGTRIFGPVPRELRAKNHMKIISLAPEVI
- the rplX gene encoding 50S ribosomal protein L24 — translated: MAAKIKKNDTVVVLTGKDKGRQGKVLRVLTEENRVVVQGIAVVQRHTRASQTNPQGGIINKEAAIHVSNVAHIDPKSGKPTRVGFKIDGDKKVRVAKKSGEVING
- the rplE gene encoding 50S ribosomal protein L5; the protein is MADTKYTPRLKAVYLETIREAMKAEFGYTNEMQVPKLDKIVVNMGIGEAVADSKKVKAAIKDLAAITGQKPAETKARQSIAGFKLREGMVIGAKVTLRKDRMYEFLDRLITIALPRVKDFRGLNGNSFDGRGNYAMGLKEHIVFPEINYDQIDQMWGMDIVVCTTAPSDKEAKALLKAFQFPFTS
- the rpsN gene encoding 30S ribosomal protein S14, translating into MAKKSAINRNEMVKKLVAQYASKREALKAIAVDESLPLEERFDARLKLAKLPRNSAPNRIRNRCEITGRPRAFYRKLKMSRIALRELGNQGQVPGLTKSSW
- the rpsH gene encoding 30S ribosomal protein S8; translation: MFVNDPLSDMIARIKNAAMRKRSSVLTPASKLRGRVLDVLKDEGYIRGYELLEVPGEFPQFQIELKYFDGEPVIAEIARVSKPGRRVYSSIKDLKPIKNGLGISILSTPKGVMSDNAARDNNVGGEVLCRVY
- the rplF gene encoding 50S ribosomal protein L6, with the translated sequence MSRIGKKAIAVTKGVTITLNGQDIQVKGPKGQLAWTVVEEIEVKYEGDEITVAPRGDTKRHKSMWGLSRTLIANMVKGVTDGFEQNLELVGVGYRAAMKGTSLELQLGFSHPVEVPAPTGVTFVVPKQTEIKIQGIDKQVVGELAAKIRKIRPPEPYKAKGVRYAGEKVRRKEGKKK
- the rplR gene encoding 50S ribosomal protein L18, yielding MALSPREQLARRAQRNRTRLKKLSNGRPRLSVFRSDKNIYAQIIDDLKGVTVVAASSLEASTKRGSDASAATEVGKLVAQRAIEAGIKDVVFDRGGYIYHGRVKALADAAREAGLNF
- the rpsE gene encoding 30S ribosomal protein S5 — protein: MARPSENRNERRDRTEEPSEFVEKLVAINRVAATVKGGRRFSFAALMVVGDQKGRVGYGHGKAREVPEAIRKATEEAKKSLVRVPLRESRTLHHDGYGRWGAGKIQLRAAPPGTGVIAGGPMRAVLETLGVSDVVGKSLGSSNPYNMVRATFEALKVQSSPRQIASKRGKKVGDILTRRNDGASSPEAIEG
- the rpmD gene encoding 50S ribosomal protein L30 gives rise to the protein MAQVTVKQTGSPIRRTKDQRATLAGLGLNKMGRVSTLEDTPSVRGMIAKVAHLIEIVD
- the rplO gene encoding 50S ribosomal protein L15, with translation MTKLNEIRDNEGSTKGRMRVGRGPGSGKGKTAGRGVKGQKSRSGVSLLGFEGGQMPLYMRMPKRGFNNPFALKFAEVNLWRLQDAIDAGKIDAKAEITGAVLKAAGVIRRELDGVRLLGEGELKSKVTLNVYSATAGAVKAVEAAGGTVTQKRPAKKSAE
- a CDS encoding adenylate kinase, which produces MNLILFGPPAAGKGTQAKRLVVARNMVQLSTGDMLRAAIAAESELGLKVKDILASGGYVADEIVIALIRERLPEAEAAGGAIFDGFPRTVAQAEALDAMLAERGSQIDKVVRLNVDEAALIDRIETRFAEQGRSDDNPEVYKERLAKYNAETAPLLPFYAAQGKLAEVEGMGSMEEVAARIEAALA